The genomic segment CAAGGACGGAATGACGATTTCGTTCCACCACCATTTCCGCAGTGGCGATAAAGTCATCAATATGGTTGTGGATAAACTGGCGGAGATGGGATTCAAGGATTTGCATATCGCTTCGTCCAGTCTGATTGACGTGCACGAACCGCTTATCGAACATGTGCGCAATGGCGTGATTACCCGCATTTCCACATCAGGACTGCGCGGCAAACTCGCGAAGGAAATTTCGCACGGACTGATGAAAGAGCCTGTGGTGTTCCGCTCGCATGGTGGTCGTGGTAGTGCGATTGCCAATGGCGACCTGCATATTGATGTCGCTTTCTTAGGCACATCATCGAGCGACCCGCTCGGAAATTCCTGCGGCTATTCGCGTTCAGAAAACGCCAAGTCTATCTGCGGTTCGCTGGGATATGCACTGCCCGATGCGCAGTATGCAGACAAAGTGGTGATTCTGACCGACGACCTCGTGTCGTACCCGAACACGCCGAATTCCATCTCAGAACGCAATGTGGATTATGTTGTTGTGGTAGATTCCGTCGGCGACTCTTCGAAGATTTCGTCAGGAGCTATTCGTGACACGAAGAATCCACGCGACATCCTGCTCGCACAGCAGGCTGCCAAAGTGATTATCAACAGCGGCTACTTCAAAGAGGGATTTTCTATCCAGACAGGTTCTGGAGGAGCTTCGCTGGCTGCCGTGAAATTCATCCGTGAGAGCATGATAGAAAAGGGCATCAAAGCCAGCTTTGCTTTGGGAGGAATCACTGCCCACATGGTGAAGATGCGCGAGGAAGGACTCATCGAGCGCCTGATAGACGTGCAGTCGTTTGACAAGGTTGCAGCCGAATCGCTGAAGAGCGACCCGATGCACAAGGAAGTTTCGTCCAACGAATATGCCAGTGCTGATGAGCCCGGTTCGGCTACGCACTATCTGGATATGGTGATACTCTCGGCATTGGAAGTGGATGTCAACTTCAACGTCAACGTACTTGTCGGCAGCGACGGCATCATTCGTGGTGCTGTTGGTGGTCACCCGGATACATCAGCCGATTCAGCGCTTTCAATTATTGTCTGCCCGCTCTTGCGTGGCCGCATCCCTTGTGTGGTGGAAGAAGTGACGACACTCATCACTCCGGGTTCGACGGTTGATGTGGTGGTGACCGAATATGGTATTGCCGTGAACCCACGTCGTCCGGAAATCGCTGAGCGACTGACGAAAGCCGGACTGAAGGTGGTGGACATCCATTCGCTGAAAGAGCGGGCTGAGAAAATCATCGGAACACCGGCACCGTTGCCGTTCGGCGACAAGGTGGTGGGTATCGTGATGAATCGCGATGGTTCCGTACAGGATGTGATTAAGAATATCATCGACTAAGCACACATTATTTAATATATGGAGATTACGCTTGACCAGTTGTTGGAAAGCCGAGACAACCGATCTGCCATGCAAAAGGATTTGATGTCAAAGAATCCTGAGCAGACGTTGGTGTGTTTCACGGTGGTAATGCCAGGACAGGTCAAGCGTAACCGTTTGTCTGCCGTTATCGCGGAGGCAGGAATGGAAGCCCTGCGAGAGCGGTTTGGCGGAGACATCTTCCAGTGTATCGAGCGTGACCTTGAAACGGGCTTTGAGGCATATCTCCTGCTCTCCGTTCCAAAGATAGAAGCGAAGCAGACGCTATGTGAGATAGAAGACCGTCACCCGTTGGGCAGGCTTTTTGATATGGATGTCATTGACGCGACGGGTGTCCCTATATCTCGCAGCGATGCGCAGCGTCCGGCAAGAAAATGCCTGATGTGTGACAACGAAGCGCGCGTTTGCATGAGGAATAACACGCATACACAAAGTGAATTGCATGAGTGCATCCATCAAATGGTAGAGCAGTATGTACGACGAGTTTGAAATACGCCAAGTGCCACTTTCGCTGAAAACCAGTCGGCAAAAAGTAGAGCGATTCTTGTCTGAGAATAATCTGAGATTGGACGAGCTCGACTATTATGCTGGCATCTTTCCGTTCCGAGAGGAGCAGTTGCTTGGTGGTGGCGGCTTGCAGCGCAATGTTATCAAATGTATTGCCGTCAATGAGACGCTGCGTGAACACCAGATGGGACTTAAGTTGATTTCGCATCTGATTAATGTAGCAGTCAATAGCGGATATGAAACGGTGCGTGTTTTCACGAAACCAGAGAACAAATACATCTTTGAAAGTATTGGCTTTTCTCTTGTAGGAACAGCACCAAAGGCGATTTTCATGGAAATCGGTCAGAACGGTATCAGCGCCTATTGCAAATATCTTTCCGTTCTCAAACGCGAGGGACGGAATGGTGTAATTGTAATGAATGCCAATCCTTTCACCAAAGGACACCGTTTCCTCATA from the Prevotella sp. Rep29 genome contains:
- the citF gene encoding citrate lyase subunit alpha, yielding MNSIKDRAALIEAAAAKMGKQTYQDGVHVKVATPRSEYQKESSKVVTLEEAIRKTGLKDGMTISFHHHFRSGDKVINMVVDKLAEMGFKDLHIASSSLIDVHEPLIEHVRNGVITRISTSGLRGKLAKEISHGLMKEPVVFRSHGGRGSAIANGDLHIDVAFLGTSSSDPLGNSCGYSRSENAKSICGSLGYALPDAQYADKVVILTDDLVSYPNTPNSISERNVDYVVVVDSVGDSSKISSGAIRDTKNPRDILLAQQAAKVIINSGYFKEGFSIQTGSGGASLAAVKFIRESMIEKGIKASFALGGITAHMVKMREEGLIERLIDVQSFDKVAAESLKSDPMHKEVSSNEYASADEPGSATHYLDMVILSALEVDVNFNVNVLVGSDGIIRGAVGGHPDTSADSALSIIVCPLLRGRIPCVVEEVTTLITPGSTVDVVVTEYGIAVNPRRPEIAERLTKAGLKVVDIHSLKERAEKIIGTPAPLPFGDKVVGIVMNRDGSVQDVIKNIID
- the citX gene encoding citrate lyase holo-[acyl-carrier protein] synthase — encoded protein: MEITLDQLLESRDNRSAMQKDLMSKNPEQTLVCFTVVMPGQVKRNRLSAVIAEAGMEALRERFGGDIFQCIERDLETGFEAYLLLSVPKIEAKQTLCEIEDRHPLGRLFDMDVIDATGVPISRSDAQRPARKCLMCDNEARVCMRNNTHTQSELHECIHQMVEQYVRRV